One stretch of Hemibagrus wyckioides isolate EC202008001 linkage group LG01, SWU_Hwy_1.0, whole genome shotgun sequence DNA includes these proteins:
- the LOC131355834 gene encoding tubulin beta chain-like codes for MAAIISSHVPVLWSLTFCVVPCGEVFLQTTSSFLGLFSGHGESASSHYKNSSYFVEWIPNNVKTAVCDIPSCGLKMAATFIGNSTAIQELFKRISEQFTAMFRRKTFLHWYTGEGMDEMEFTEAESNMNDLVSEYQQYQDATAEDEGEFEEEGEEELA; via the coding sequence ATGGCGGCCATTATTTCAAGTCATGTGCCTGTTCTCtggtctctcactttctgtgtgGTCCCATGTGGTGAGGTTTTCTTGCAGACCACATCTTCCTTCCTGGGACTTTTCAGTGGTCATGGAGAGTCTGCTTCAAGCCATTACAAGAACAGCAGCTACTTTGTTGAATGGATCCCCAACAACGTGAAGACTGCTGTGTGCGACATCCCATCCTGTGGCCTGAAGATGGCTGCCACCTTCATTGGGAACAGCACCGCTATCCAGGAGCTGTTCAAGCGCATCTCCGAGCAGTTCACAGCCATGTTCAGGCGCAAGACTTTCCTGCACTGGTACACAGGTGAGGGCATGGATGAGATGGAGTTCACAGAGGCTGAGAGCAACATGAATGACCTGGTGTCAGAGTACCAGCAGTACCAGGATGCAACTGCTGAAGACGAAGGAGAGTTTgaggaggagggagaagagGAGCTGGCTTAA